From one Eptesicus fuscus isolate TK198812 chromosome 21, DD_ASM_mEF_20220401, whole genome shotgun sequence genomic stretch:
- the TIMM50 gene encoding mitochondrial import inner membrane translocase subunit TIM50 isoform X1: protein MAAPAALALRWRSGLSLGARGLCARLVTLPPRASGQAKEMGSRPSTKAQAQGSQQQQGAEGPSYAKKVALWLAGLLGAGGTVSVVYIFGNNSVDETGAKIPDEFDNDPILVQQLRRTYKYFKDYRQMIIEPTSPCLLPDPLREPYYQPPYTLVLELTGVLLHPEWSLATGWRFKKRPGIETLFQQLAPLYEIVIFTSETGMTAFPLIDSVDPHGFISYRLFRDATRYMDGHHVKDISCLNRDPARVVVVDCKKEAFRLQPYNGVALRPWDGNSDDRVLLDLSAFLKTIALNGVEDVRTVLEHYALEDDPLEAFKQRQSRLEQEEQQRLAELSRSSKQTLFFSSLTSRLWPRSKQP, encoded by the exons ATGGCGGCCCCGGCGGCGCTGGCCCTTCGCTGGCGGAGCGGGCTCTCGCTCGGCGCGCGGGGCTTGTGCGCGAGGCTGGTGACGCTGCCCCCCCGGGCCTCGGGCCAG GCCAAGGAGATGGGGAGCCGCCCAAGCActaaggcccaggcccaggggtcacagcagcagcagggcgCGGAGGGTCCCAGCTACGCCAAAAAAGTCGCACTCTGGCTTGCTGGGCTGCTTGGGGCTGGTGGAACCGTGAGTGTCGTCTATATCTTCG GAAACAACTCTGTGGATGAAACTGGTGCCAAG ATTCCCGATGAATTCGACAATG ATCCAATTCTGGTACAGCAGTTGCGCCGGACATACAAATATTTCAAAGATTATAGACAG ATGATCATCGAGCCCACTAGCCCCTGCCTTCTCCCAGACCCTCTGCGAGAGCCGTACTATCAGCCGCCCTACACGCTGGTCTTGGAGCTCACCGGCGTCCTCTTGCACCCTGAGTGGTCG ctggccacTGGCTGGAGGTTTAAGAAGCGTCCAGGCATAGAGACCTTATTCCAACAGCTTGCCCCTTTGTATGAAATCGTCATCTTTACATCAGAGACTGGCATG ACTGCATTTCCACTCATCGACAGTGTGGACCCCCACGGCTTCATCTCCTACCGCCTCTTCCGGGATGCTACACGATACATGGATGGGCACCATGTTAAG GACATTTCCTGTCTGAATCGGGACCCAGCCCGTGTGGTGGTTGTGGACTGCAAGAAGGAAGCCTTCCGCCTACAGCCCTACAATGGTGTCGCACTGCGGCCCTGGGACGGCAACTCTGATGACCGGGTCTTGTTGgacctgtctgccttcctcaaGA ctaTTGCATTGAATGGTGTGGAGGATGTCCGGACTGTGCTGGAACACTATGCCTTGGAGGATGACCCGCTGGAGGCTTTCAAACAGCGCCAGAGCCGGCTAGAGCAG GAAGAGCAGCAGCGCCTGGCCGAGCTCTCCAGATCCAGCAAGCAGACCCTCTTCTTCAGCTCTCTTACCAGCCGCCTGTGGCCTCGCTCCAAACAGCCCTGA
- the TIMM50 gene encoding mitochondrial import inner membrane translocase subunit TIM50 isoform X2, with translation MAAPAALALRWRSGLSLGARGLCARLVTLPPRASGQAKEMGSRPSTKAQAQGSQQQQGAEGPSYAKKVALWLAGLLGAGGTVSVVYIFGNNSVDETGAKIPDEFDNDPILVQQLRRTYKYFKDYRQMIIEPTSPCLLPDPLREPYYQPPYTLVLELTGVLLHPEWSLATGWRFKKRPGIETLFQQLAPLYEIVIFTSETGMTAFPLIDSVDPHGFISYRLFRDATRYMDGHHVKGTSKSTCLCTRPWVQESVYWLPGEFDAIIPAWSLGGSIMMILVCNGHFLSESGPSPCGGCGLQEGSLPPTALQWCRTAALGRQL, from the exons ATGGCGGCCCCGGCGGCGCTGGCCCTTCGCTGGCGGAGCGGGCTCTCGCTCGGCGCGCGGGGCTTGTGCGCGAGGCTGGTGACGCTGCCCCCCCGGGCCTCGGGCCAG GCCAAGGAGATGGGGAGCCGCCCAAGCActaaggcccaggcccaggggtcacagcagcagcagggcgCGGAGGGTCCCAGCTACGCCAAAAAAGTCGCACTCTGGCTTGCTGGGCTGCTTGGGGCTGGTGGAACCGTGAGTGTCGTCTATATCTTCG GAAACAACTCTGTGGATGAAACTGGTGCCAAG ATTCCCGATGAATTCGACAATG ATCCAATTCTGGTACAGCAGTTGCGCCGGACATACAAATATTTCAAAGATTATAGACAG ATGATCATCGAGCCCACTAGCCCCTGCCTTCTCCCAGACCCTCTGCGAGAGCCGTACTATCAGCCGCCCTACACGCTGGTCTTGGAGCTCACCGGCGTCCTCTTGCACCCTGAGTGGTCG ctggccacTGGCTGGAGGTTTAAGAAGCGTCCAGGCATAGAGACCTTATTCCAACAGCTTGCCCCTTTGTATGAAATCGTCATCTTTACATCAGAGACTGGCATG ACTGCATTTCCACTCATCGACAGTGTGGACCCCCACGGCTTCATCTCCTACCGCCTCTTCCGGGATGCTACACGATACATGGATGGGCACCATGTTAAG GGAACCTCCAAATCAACCTGTCTGTGTACCAGGCCCTGGGTCCAGGAATCTGTGTACTGGCTCCCTGGGGAATTTGATGCCATCATCCCAGCTTGGTCTTTGGGAGGCTCCATCATGATGATCCTGGTGtgcaatg GACATTTCCTGTCTGAATCGGGACCCAGCCCGTGTGGTGGTTGTGGACTGCAAGAAGGAAGCCTTCCGCCTACAGCCCTACAATGGTGTCGCACTGCGGCCCTGGGACGGCAACTCTGA